CGTGCACTTCCTGCACGTCAGCCACAACCTGCGATGAAGTACGGACAATTAATTTTGTCATTAGGTTCCCTGCTCAAAACATTTCCCATGCTTCGCCGCCGAGCTCTCTATCAGGCCAGTCTGTTTGGCGCCTTCAGCTTGTTCTGGACTACAGTTCCCTTGCAGCTCGCCAACGAATATGGCATGTCCCAGCAGGGAATTGCCTGGTTTGCACTGGCTGGTGTTGGGGGTGCCATCGCAGCACCTATTGCCGGAAGATGGGCGGATAAAGGTTTAACCCGCATCTTAACCGGACTCGCCATGGTCATCGCGGTTGCATCTTTTGGGCTTGCCTATCTGTTCCAGGGTCACTCTACCGCTACCCTTATTTTGCTTGTGGTCGTTGCCATCACACTGGATATGGCGGTCTCGGGCAATCTGGTGCTGGGACAACGCATCATTTATTCGTTAAGCGAAGCAAGAGGACGGGTAAACGGGATATTTATGTCGATCTTTTTTGTAGGGGGCGCAATTGGATCATCTCTTGGCAGCTGGTCCTACGCACATGGAGGTTGGAGTCTCACCACATTGATTGGTCTGGTGATGCCTCTGCTGGCGCTTGTATACTACTTAACGGAAAAGAAAGTCACCGTTGTCAGTAACCCGTAACCATCCTTCCATACGTAAACAAAGGGCAGAGTGATCCACAGGATCAGCTTCTGCCCTTTGTCCATCATCATTTCATGACACTAAACTTCTTGGTTGTGGCCCTAACCTTGT
Above is a window of Paenibacillus sp. E222 DNA encoding:
- a CDS encoding MFS transporter is translated as MDIQPDVKSHSVPSWLILLLAAACGLIAANLYYAQTVIGPIGVTTGLSSAAAGLIVTLTQIGYVIGLLFIVPLSDVLENKRLVTFFLIILVVALIAAAFSSHAVLFLTASLVIGISSVVAQILVPYATYLTSEVQRGRVVGNVMSGLLLGIMLARPVASFITSLLGWQAVFVFSAIIIGLLTLLLSRALPARQPQPAMKYGQLILSLGSLLKTFPMLRRRALYQASLFGAFSLFWTTVPLQLANEYGMSQQGIAWFALAGVGGAIAAPIAGRWADKGLTRILTGLAMVIAVASFGLAYLFQGHSTATLILLVVVAITLDMAVSGNLVLGQRIIYSLSEARGRVNGIFMSIFFVGGAIGSSLGSWSYAHGGWSLTTLIGLVMPLLALVYYLTEKKVTVVSNP